tatttctgcaaatggcaataggaccactggtaggagccagaggagcttgatttttcacagattatctgtctcatattctactgtcaggacataatgacaggtttaataaatatgtaaaaaatatatttttacaaaagttacataCTGCAACTTTAAGCAATAAACgtataatgtatattaattttttttatagccaGTAAAGGCATTTGCAATGCTTGAATGAATATTTTTTGGCacttatgttgtttttgtttagttattttcttcagttttatttAGGCGTAATAtccagttgttgttgtttattgttgtGATTCATCTTGGAacgtttgaattttatttttttatttgtttaatgctaCAAAGAAAATGAACAGGAAAAATACATCCACAAGGTCGGTTCAGGCTATTGGTTCAGTAAATATATCGGACAGTGTTTTTGCTTTTAATATGGACTGACAAagtccatcatcttccgcttatccggagGACTGACAAAGTAATACTGAAAAACGTATTATTTCAGTTTCTTTACTTCTCTTGTGTTGTGAAACACTTTAGCCTCGATATCGTACCGCTCCACGTCCACCACATCGATTTTAGCATGTAGTTCCTGACACAGCTCCTGATAGAGAGAATAAATACAGTGTTTACAGGCCTCCTGCTGTTTCTTCTGGTTTTGAAAGTGCATTTCGTAAACGTACGATAGTGTCAGATGCTAATACATTATACAGTCATATGATAGTGTTTTATATGTAGACGTACCTGAAGCTCAGCTAAAGACATGCTCCTCGTCTGTGGAAGAGGAGCATTCTCAGCCAGATATCTGTCCTTCTCTGCCTCTTTATCTGCCAGCTCCTGCTCTAACTCATCCTTTGCTTTAGCGACCATCAGACTctgacagacaaacacacacacacacacacacacactcttcaagaTCTAATCAGTATACTAAGCATTTGAATGTACTTTAGTGCAATGCAGCTGTACCTTAAGCATCAGCTTGCGAGATGCAGTGATCTTGGACTTTTTCTGTCAAATTTGAAATAAGCACTGGTTAGTGGTTACATAAAGCAAACATTATATATGAATCATATACTATCATCCTCATGTCACAATATCATTTGTTATTGTTACAGCAGGTTAGTTTTCTGATAGATTAGCTTGATCATGATGTATTGAAAAAGTGCCATTCAACGATGGCTTTTAACTCTCACCTCTTGCCtgcaaaagaataaaaacacttgATTAGATCGTAAAATATCATAATTCTTATTAACAACATAGCTTTTTATTGTTAAGGCATACAGTGAtgcccaaaagtctgagaccacaagAGAAAATGCTTCTATTTAGCACGCCTTAATTTAATacatattgtaaataatttttcaaaGTTATAAATGAAACAGATTATTAGTGCATGTTTTACAAGACTACTTCAGTATTTCTACTTCAAAACTTCATGTTTTACTTCAAGTGTGTTACTGAccatttattagttattatttgtCTTAATAATttaagtaagttttttttattattagaatgtgTTAAATTCACTGTGTGACTTTGTCGTTTTTATTGTCTttatattatttgtgaaattgactAGCAATTTCTGATGAAAACTGGAAATCCtgcaccatttatttattttatttcagtttatctccctctttttaattatttaagatGACATGAACAAAACCTGATTCTTCAGGTTATTCGGCATACATTCAAAAACCTtggtaattaattattaatgcattattaattggATTATCAAAAAGTGACCCAGAAATAGTGcagaatttgttatttttattttttaataattttctgtctcagacttttggactccACTGTATTCACACACTCCTAATCAGCCTACACTGAGGCCTTGAGTTAAGACAACACAGCCGGTAAATCCAAGAATGGAGCACATTTGTCAAGAAAACTTTAAGACATCTAGGATGACGAACAACAGAAAGCAGAGACACAATATACTCACTCAGGCATCTTTACAATGGCGTTTCAACCTGGGAGATAAAAATAAAGGCATTTGATTCTGAAGGGCAGGACCATTGGGAGGATCTTCAAGCTTGTCCAGACTCAGACGTGCTAATCAGATGTCATTATACCTCTGTTTACTCTAACAGCGGTACTCTCACATGAAATCATTCCTGTTATACTGTATGCTGATTATGTGTCATTCAAATAAATGAACGGACCCTGACTGATTGATTTGGCATCTGTTCTGCATTTGTTAACCACTTCAAAGTCCTGTCAGTGTTGCGCACACAGATGAAGTGTCCCATAGGAAACAAGGTGTTGGCAGATGCCTATGGTGGCGTGGTGATTTTGGCATGGTAGCTAACTATGCCACACAGATAACAATCCCAGCTTTCTCCAGCTCATATTCACTTGCAGTGCAGCATAAATAGACCTGCACCAGAGCTTTAGAGGCATTTACCCGGCCCAAGTTTCTGCTCACTGATGCTAAACCGGTCTAGcgcacttaaaaaaacaaaataaaataaaatgaatgcatataaTCATAAATCTGGAATTTAACTGGTTTATTTAACTGAACGCCAAAGGGAGTTTCCAAAGTAGCCTAATGTTTTTACAATCCTTTTGTTTAAATAGTATTATGcaatttaaatcaatgttttatgCATTTCAGTATTGGAAAGCCAAAAGTAAATGTTTTGAATCAGgttcataaaaatttaatttcataatttaattatCTGAGGGATAAAATCAAAGTGATTGGAGAGCCGGAGAAAGATTATAAATCATTATCTACTATTACAACAcacttttgtaaataaaatacatacgtCTGAAGTTACGTTTCTTTTACAAAAGTAATATTCACCACAGATATTGTCTCCCAAAATAATTTGATCAGTTTGGTTTTACAAAGACACTTTCTAATATTGTATATTTGGCTACATGTTTGGCAATATGTACAGACACCGAGGAGGAAATGTCCAtgcaatattcagatttattcttctttatatatatattttagtaagttGTAATGCAAGCTAACTCTCCTTAAAAGGGAAGCATGTGAATGAACTTACCTTGTGGTGCTCAGATGGATAGAGAAATGATGCTCTAGAACAATGcctctcttttttatttgttcatcctCTGTCTGTAACTGGATGATAttattagcacacacacacacacacacacacacacacacaaagcttttATCCAGGGCTGTTGTTGATAGGCCTTGTGGGGCACTTATCAGCCCATCAGACTGCTTTGGACTGGGGCTCCTCATGATACAACCTAATTTAACTTTCTAAgagataaaacattttcatttaaagaaatTTCCATTGATCTTTTTAAAATGTCCACAATAAAGTTGCttaatacagtatgtatattgtctgtgagagcaaatctTCTCCTGAGTAAAAGTATCTAGTAATCCATAGGTTTTGAAAGAGATCTTCCATCGGTTAGTTTTCATAGAAGAAGATGAACATTATCTGTCTGATTATCATTAGCAATTTGCTTTAGGGATGAATTCACTTCATGGGTATCAGTTTTTgccttttatattattttagcatttataAGATCATTTTATGTACATTAGTTCTGCTGTTTCTAGAGAAAGAGCCTCTAcactgtaattgttttttttttaataagttaatgtgaaaaaaattattggagtatgttttgtaagaaaataccatttcagtaTTTATAATTCAAagctttatgttttatttcaatgttacttaccttttttgtaattatttgtgaaatgtagaAGCAATTTCTTAgtgaacattttcaaaattttcactccgaaattgcaagtaaatttcacaagtaattacaaagaaatggcaagtaacacatttcattaaaaatatgtgtttccgtttttatataataatttttgcatttagataataattttaaacccATTAAATCTGCTGCTTCTGAGATGTTTCTCCTGGGAAAATTAGCCAAGAATCCAAAGTCTGCAGCCCAAAGTATTTCAAACATTTCTCGTTAAATTCTCCTAAAATCTAATTATCTGCAATCTATATTACTTTTATAGCAGCAAGCATACTGTATGATAACTACTGATCTCgttggtttttgtttttctattggaatttaagaagaaacatctgaaattttataataaatatactgaGATTTAAATGAAGTCTCATAAGCTATAAAAAACGACAACATCTGAGCATTAAAGTCTTCCTTTAAGCTTTGCATAAGATGAATATTATCTCTCATAAGTTTGTTTTACCAGTAACAATTTACTTGGTTTAACAGTTCAACTTTCCTTGTGATGATCAGCTTTTCTCttttctataattatttttttgcatttatatattcattttgtacacaatggaAAAGGATGAGATATTtgtgagattattattattatttattttttctgacacATTGATTAGCTGTATGTTTCCTCAGTGGAACCATGCTCTGTGTTTGACCCTACGTGTGATTCAAATATTAACTGTAGACAACACTATTCTCCATGAGAGATAATGACAGGTATGTAAAGTTTGCCATACTTGGCTAAACATAGAGCTGTTAGGCAGCTGATACCGCCACTCTGGTGTTGTGAGATACTAAAAgctattttgatgtgttgacttaAAAATGCATGCGTGCAATGCTTTCATCTGGGCTTAGTTTTTGCTAGCTTTCTCTAGATGTACTTAGCAGTTATGTAAAGTCTTTAGGTGTCATAGTCACAGAGATTAGCTGCTTTAGATAAAGTCTGTACTTTCAAAATAGAGTGTCTTGCCAGATAGATTTTCATTAGAAGTGATAAAATAATCTCTGAATTTGCATTCTTCCTTGTTTTTGTCTCTGTCACCAAGTTACCAGACTCTCTCTGGTTGCAGAAAGCATTTGCACGATGCTGTTTCTTGGCTGGATtttgtttgtgtgggtgtgtatttTAGCAATGCTTTCTCTTATCTGCATATCATGCATCATTAACAGGCTTTCTGAGAGACATTACATCATTCAGGTTTTATACTATGACTCAGAAGCTGTTATTGTGTCTAAACGGCTTGCTAGTGTCATCTGCAACGTTACTAGCTGTAGAGAGCCCTAGAAGGGTCAGTCTGCGGGTAACTCGTGTCCTGTTTACTCTCATGAAGAGCTCTGCTGGATTTGGTTCTTGGCTGATGTGGAAACCCAGGATTATAGATACTGCATGCCAGTCGTGACCGGACCGTATTTAGAGCTGCTGTTGATACTGAACGTTGGTGTGAGAGGATTTAGCGTCATTTTATATGTGCTtgtgtttgtgatttattttttgtcacataTACAGGGCAAgatgttgatactgatttcagaAGAACACCttttttgaaatatgaaatgcttcaaaaaattcagtgtgtgtttaatatgtattattggCTCTTTGATGACTTTTCAGCAAAATTTCAGCTGaacataaataattttatgaattatataactttattaatttgttttcacCAGAATAAAATTTGGCGCCATCTGGGGATAGATTTATGCTTCTTCAGTGAGAAATAGTGGTTGTGTTTAATATTTGATTCTAATCAATTCACACCTTTTTGACTCATTACTAAATCACACAGCCAAAAGatgacattttttacattaaattacatgtgTATGTTGTAGTAAACACCccaaaaataactaaattgaGTCAAAATTGACTCAAAAACATACTTCTATTTGAAATGTTCATTGCTGCATATTGTGCATTCCTGCAGAATTCATCTTGATTCACACACTATTTAGGCATAAACTTGGCAGTAGCAGTACACTATTGTATTCTTAACATAgcttgttttttgatgatggtgGGAAAAGCCATCTGTGGAAATTTGTTTCCTCCAGCAGCTGCTCTGAGAACAGTTTTGTTTATTCGTTTTCattgtttaattcagattttgttAGTCTTTAGACTCTAGATGACAGCATTACGGTCTCTGTGATATCTTCAGGCTTCTCTGTGAGTCAGTGGTCTCATTAGATCAGGCCTGTGACAGGCTCAAAGACATAAACACGCTTTGTTCTCATCACACTTGTgtttttgatgtgtgtgtgtgtgatgtcatgGACAAAACAAGCCAGTCATCTGAGAGTGTTTTCATCTGTTTACAAACATTTGTGACTCATGTTTGTTCAAATTAAAATCGCATTCTTAGTTGTTATACCACAATGCATGGCACAGCCCAGTCAAAGAAaatcctaaaaaataataaatcccagtaaacataaaaaaaggaaaaaatttattattgcaaaaatgtcagttgaaaataatattttgcatttcacAATAAAACTGTTTATTAAATCTAGTACATATTGAGCACCAAACTGGGCACTTAtatgtgtttttaacatttacCAAACATGTTTTTCATGAAAGTGACCAGTCTGTCCTCCTGGGTTCACCGAAGTCtgtatttctactgtatttcACTGTATTTCTATTGAGCGTGAGCCAGAGCGCCAGCTCCCTGACCAAAGCCAAAGCCCTTCGGTCCAAAGCTTTTAGCATAGCAccctgtataaataaaatatgagtagaaatagaaataaaaaaataatgttattataaatataaatactgtgaatattaaatataactaataaaataaataatgcttttataaatataaattctagaaatataaataaagattaaataaagaacataattatgaatatcttttaaatatgctgttatagaaatttaaataatatgtaaataattataaatattcaataaaataatgttattgtaaatataaatactaaaaatataaatgcatgttcatgttattagaaatataaataattatatatattacatgtaaataataatGGAGTTATTAGAACTAAAAATTCTATAAATATcagtacattaaataaataatattattatgactataaatttaaatattttgttattatataaatattattagaaaatataaataatataaatatgaaataaataatatgatttaacattaatattaattgtttatatttctgtttatttctgaaCAAATCCTCAGTATCTTAATATCGAACAAACGTACCTGTATGCATGATATTTGATACTGACCTTTACAGTAAATCTCTCCATCTTTATCTGCTAGAGTTGTGGACTCCAGACTCTTTCCACACTTTGCGCATCTGAAGCAGCTCTTATGCCAAGACTGAAAGAGGAGAAAAGTAAGGCCCGAAATGTCATAGTTGTCATTTCATGCTGGCTGACTGTACATAAAACATCAGACATGTTAGGATTAGTAGAGATTTTGTCAGTTTGCAGCATTATTTGGCTTTCATATGAGGGCGAGTTAGGACACAGAGTTATTATGTTTGCGTCAAGACTACTTTGGCAGCCAAGCCAAAACAATTAAGCCTTT
The Carassius auratus strain Wakin chromosome 31, ASM336829v1, whole genome shotgun sequence DNA segment above includes these coding regions:
- the LOC113050150 gene encoding troponin I, slow skeletal muscle-like — translated: MPEQEKKSKITASRKLMLKSLMVAKAKDELEQELADKEAEKDRYLAENAPLPQTRSMSLAELQELCQELHAKIDVVDVERYDIEAKVFHNTREIKDLNIKVLDLRGKFKRPTLRRVRVSADAILCSLLGSKHKVSMDLRANLKSVKKEDTEKEKTAEVSDWRKNVEAMSGMEGRKKMFNAAQ